One genomic window of Candidatus Neomarinimicrobiota bacterium includes the following:
- the gatE gene encoding Glu-tRNA(Gln) amidotransferase subunit GatE, whose protein sequence is MMKQTEALKNYEATRKAIGYVERQKAKPKDYKRIGFKSGLEVHQQLKTKSKLFCRCPAGIYHSDDDFDAEVIRHMRPTLSELGEYDGTALMEFKTRKNITYRLNNRNACTYEVDDTPPFHIDPEALEIAIKISLLSKLNIVGEVHITRKQYLDGSIPTGFQRTAILGVEGEIQLKNKKVRLIQLSIEEDSCREISDVGHERIYKTDRLGMPLIETVTHPDMETPDELAEAAEYIRFLNRSTDKVRTGMGAGREDVNVSCAGGSRVEIKGVAHNKWIPELSHNEAFRQWALLNIKTLIHDRGIQQNKWKMSHKEIDYSMPELLASPLREKLNQRMKVIAINLPKLKGILSHFLQPGHHFAHEISHRLKVIACIERPNMTHSESLDPLLSDEELGNISKWLGANKNDAQIVLWGPAEDIPTALETVEERIRMSFEGVPEETRKSLPDGTTIFERVLPGSDRMYPDTDSAPIPLTVEFIDGLGKNLPPDIADRYAQMKAWGIPEDTWKYLLSKNMVPLIEQICKDYGYSHKFIGSFLGHTFKNIEGKYEVHKNFFYEKIYELFRYIKEKQLEPGIAKYMMPVIYEFPDMQFSSVLTSIHFKQRDMTEIVAPIEFLYDKYQANTSEDKSGEDIKWLMGQVHHQAIGNVAMAALRQQIETIIK, encoded by the coding sequence ATAATGAAACAAACTGAAGCATTAAAAAATTATGAGGCGACCCGTAAAGCCATTGGTTATGTGGAGCGCCAAAAAGCCAAACCAAAAGACTATAAACGGATTGGTTTTAAATCAGGGTTGGAAGTTCATCAACAACTCAAAACAAAAAGTAAGCTGTTCTGCCGCTGTCCAGCTGGTATCTACCATTCTGATGATGATTTTGATGCTGAAGTTATCCGCCACATGCGTCCCACCCTGAGTGAATTAGGTGAATATGATGGTACGGCCCTTATGGAATTCAAGACCCGTAAAAACATCACCTATCGTCTCAACAACAGGAATGCCTGTACCTATGAAGTTGATGATACACCCCCCTTCCACATTGATCCAGAGGCTTTGGAAATTGCCATAAAAATATCACTCCTCTCCAAACTGAATATTGTGGGTGAAGTCCACATCACCCGAAAACAGTACCTGGACGGCAGTATCCCAACCGGTTTCCAGCGAACGGCCATTCTTGGCGTCGAGGGAGAGATTCAACTAAAAAATAAGAAAGTGCGTCTCATCCAGCTCAGCATCGAAGAAGATTCATGCCGTGAAATTTCTGATGTTGGTCATGAGCGGATTTACAAAACCGATCGTCTCGGTATGCCCCTCATCGAAACCGTGACCCATCCCGATATGGAAACACCAGATGAGCTGGCTGAAGCAGCTGAGTACATCCGTTTTTTGAATCGCAGCACAGATAAAGTCCGTACTGGAATGGGTGCTGGGCGCGAAGATGTCAATGTGAGTTGTGCTGGTGGCAGCAGGGTCGAAATAAAAGGGGTGGCCCACAACAAATGGATTCCAGAGCTTTCACACAATGAAGCCTTCCGCCAATGGGCGCTGCTCAACATTAAGACGCTCATCCATGATCGGGGTATTCAACAAAATAAATGGAAAATGAGCCACAAAGAGATCGACTATTCCATGCCAGAGTTGTTGGCATCTCCCCTGAGAGAAAAGCTGAATCAGAGAATGAAAGTCATCGCCATAAACCTTCCAAAACTGAAGGGAATTCTCTCTCACTTTTTACAGCCCGGGCACCATTTTGCCCATGAAATTAGTCATCGCTTGAAGGTCATCGCCTGTATTGAACGACCCAATATGACCCATTCTGAAAGCCTTGATCCACTCCTGAGTGATGAAGAGTTAGGCAATATCTCAAAGTGGCTGGGAGCTAACAAAAACGATGCACAGATTGTGCTCTGGGGACCAGCAGAGGACATCCCCACGGCCCTGGAAACCGTGGAAGAACGAATTCGAATGTCCTTTGAAGGTGTTCCTGAAGAAACTCGGAAATCGCTTCCAGATGGCACCACCATTTTTGAAAGAGTTCTCCCGGGAAGTGATCGTATGTATCCCGATACGGATTCAGCACCTATTCCCCTGACCGTAGAATTCATTGACGGGCTTGGAAAAAATCTACCTCCGGACATTGCTGATCGCTATGCCCAGATGAAAGCGTGGGGCATACCTGAGGACACCTGGAAATACCTCCTGAGCAAAAACATGGTCCCCCTCATCGAGCAGATTTGTAAGGATTATGGGTATTCGCACAAATTCATTGGATCATTTCTGGGGCATACCTTCAAAAACATTGAGGGAAAATACGAAGTGCATAAAAACTTCTTCTATGAGAAAATTTATGAGCTGTTTCGCTATATCAAGGAGAAGCAGCTGGAACCAGGAATCGCTAAATACATGATGCCTGTGATCTATGAATTTCCTGATATGCAATTCAGTTCTGTGCTTACCAGTATCCATTTCAAGCAACGAGACATGACTGAAATTGTCGCTCCAATAGAATTTCTGTATGATAAGTATCAGGCAAATACATCAGAAGATAAATCAGGAGAGGATATAAAATGGCTTATGGGTCAGGTTCATCATCAAGCCATCGGGAATGTGGCAATGGCTGCCCTGAGACAACAGATCGAGACGATAATTAAATGA
- the gatD gene encoding Glu-tRNA(Gln) amidotransferase subunit GatD, producing the protein MSDDIFQGYKGDALATLQKFSVRVWGQVEIHTTRGTFDGTVLPRSENDDDQHIVLKIKTGYNIGIDIVTIKKMVETGYQKANYKIPEKAFPYSDDKPNVKLFGTGGTIASRLDYRTGAVIPAFSPGELYGAVPELADICNIDTEKLFAVFSENMGPDQYKILAESIGKEIANGTDGIVIGHGTDTLHHTAAALSFMVQDSPIPIILVGSQRSSDRPSSDAALNLIHASYAAGHGDIAETLVCMFGPTSDEYGFLHRGTRVRKMHSSYRSTFRTIGDTPAATVTREGLKMIKTDYNHRRKDKTVKIVPTFNENVTMLYYYPHMKGDIVDSLVAAGYKGIVIVGTGLGHVNRELYPALERARDKGVSVFMTLQTIWGYAHMFVYDTGRDMMALGVTPLGNMLPEVAWVKLGWALGQTEDPVKIKEIMLTPINDDITEREPYNGYLVYQGGVPEVEGFVRKFRK; encoded by the coding sequence ATGAGTGATGACATTTTCCAAGGATATAAAGGCGATGCTCTAGCAACACTGCAGAAATTCAGTGTCCGCGTCTGGGGTCAGGTTGAAATTCACACCACCCGGGGCACCTTTGATGGAACTGTGCTCCCCCGCTCTGAAAATGATGATGATCAGCACATCGTACTGAAAATTAAAACCGGCTATAATATTGGCATTGATATTGTGACCATTAAAAAAATGGTTGAAACGGGTTATCAGAAAGCCAATTATAAAATTCCTGAAAAAGCCTTCCCCTATTCAGATGATAAACCCAATGTGAAACTTTTTGGGACCGGGGGGACAATAGCCTCACGACTGGATTATCGAACCGGTGCAGTTATCCCGGCCTTTTCGCCTGGTGAATTATATGGTGCTGTCCCTGAATTGGCAGATATTTGCAATATTGATACTGAAAAATTATTCGCTGTTTTCAGCGAAAATATGGGGCCGGATCAGTACAAGATACTGGCAGAAAGCATTGGCAAAGAAATCGCCAACGGCACGGATGGTATTGTCATCGGCCACGGAACGGACACCCTCCATCACACGGCGGCGGCACTTTCCTTTATGGTTCAGGATTCGCCCATTCCCATCATTCTTGTGGGATCTCAACGCTCATCGGATCGACCTTCATCCGATGCGGCTCTTAATTTGATACACGCATCTTACGCTGCCGGGCATGGTGACATTGCAGAGACGCTGGTGTGTATGTTTGGACCCACCTCAGATGAATATGGCTTCCTGCATCGTGGTACCCGGGTCCGAAAAATGCATAGTTCATATCGATCTACATTTCGGACCATAGGTGATACACCAGCTGCCACCGTGACCCGTGAAGGTCTCAAAATGATAAAAACGGACTACAATCATCGGCGCAAGGACAAGACTGTAAAAATTGTTCCCACCTTCAATGAGAACGTTACCATGCTCTATTACTACCCTCACATGAAGGGCGACATTGTGGATTCATTGGTAGCTGCTGGGTACAAGGGAATTGTTATTGTAGGAACCGGTCTTGGACATGTTAATCGGGAATTATATCCTGCCCTGGAGAGAGCCAGAGACAAGGGTGTCTCCGTCTTTATGACCCTTCAGACAATCTGGGGATATGCTCACATGTTTGTCTATGATACTGGTCGGGATATGATGGCCCTGGGTGTTACCCCTCTGGGGAATATGTTGCCAGAGGTCGCCTGGGTCAAACTGGGCTGGGCACTGGGACAAACCGAGGATCCAGTTAAAATCAAAGAGATTATGCTCACGCCAATCAATGATGATATTACTGAACGAGAGCCTTATAATGGCTATCTTGTTTATCAGGGGGGCGTTCCTGAGGTGGAAGGTTTTGTCCGTAAATTCAGGAAATAA
- a CDS encoding TolC family protein, protein MKKFNLILLLPAMLGAQNQMELSIQESVQLALERNPNIRIAEEKINDARQSFYQAIGSALPSVNLQGTRIMDEKVQVIQNPFAAPGAPATLELDFTMDYQYDVRVTQPLFTGGKIALGTLMASKGATLVKSQYEQERNNLSFNVIQAYLGMLVTKEFLSVAEEGYATALEFYEISKLLYEQGMISKLDLLQAEVQAANLLPQKTQAENGVAMAHAGLKMLLGVEAETEILLSDVMSYNPGQYDIDQLKVEALTNRAEVHQMELSKSLSSLNVNMARSDFLPAIALSYSYSKSGNDLDIYDDWNDSYMVAVGFSYPIFSGGTRYSKVRQAKIAQRQLNHGYEAMKDGILFEVEQVYLSLMEAEKNILSQEKTVGQAEEAARLAKIQFREGTITNLQANQIQINLTAAKANYLQALFNYTLAEASIKKVIGEPLHKQGVISQ, encoded by the coding sequence ATGAAAAAATTTAATCTTATTCTGCTACTTCCTGCCATGCTGGGAGCACAAAATCAGATGGAGCTTTCCATCCAGGAAAGTGTTCAACTGGCACTGGAACGGAATCCAAATATCCGAATTGCCGAGGAAAAAATCAATGATGCCAGACAGAGCTTCTATCAAGCGATTGGCTCCGCCCTACCTTCAGTAAATCTGCAGGGGACCCGCATCATGGATGAGAAGGTTCAAGTCATCCAGAATCCTTTTGCAGCCCCCGGTGCCCCAGCAACCTTGGAGCTGGACTTCACCATGGACTATCAATATGATGTGAGGGTCACTCAACCCCTGTTTACCGGTGGAAAAATCGCATTGGGAACTCTTATGGCTTCAAAAGGGGCCACCCTTGTCAAATCCCAATATGAGCAGGAAAGGAATAACCTCTCCTTTAATGTCATCCAGGCCTATCTCGGGATGCTGGTAACCAAAGAATTTCTCTCAGTCGCTGAAGAGGGCTATGCCACAGCTCTAGAGTTTTATGAGATATCCAAGTTGTTGTATGAGCAGGGTATGATATCCAAATTAGACCTTCTGCAAGCCGAGGTACAGGCAGCCAACCTCCTACCACAAAAGACCCAGGCCGAGAATGGTGTAGCTATGGCACATGCCGGCTTAAAGATGCTCCTCGGTGTAGAAGCAGAAACTGAAATTTTGCTCAGCGATGTGATGTCGTACAATCCAGGGCAATACGATATTGATCAACTCAAAGTTGAGGCATTGACGAACCGAGCTGAGGTTCATCAAATGGAACTCTCAAAATCCCTGAGCTCATTAAATGTGAATATGGCCCGATCTGACTTTCTGCCCGCTATAGCCCTGAGTTATTCCTATTCAAAATCAGGAAATGATCTTGACATTTATGACGATTGGAATGACAGCTATATGGTGGCGGTTGGTTTTAGCTATCCAATCTTTAGTGGGGGTACACGCTATTCCAAAGTCCGTCAGGCAAAGATAGCTCAGCGACAATTAAATCATGGTTATGAAGCCATGAAAGACGGTATCCTCTTCGAAGTTGAACAGGTTTACCTGAGTCTCATGGAAGCGGAAAAAAATATACTTTCCCAGGAAAAAACAGTGGGGCAGGCTGAAGAAGCAGCCCGTCTGGCAAAAATTCAATTTCGGGAAGGCACCATCACCAACCTGCAGGCCAATCAGATTCAAATCAATTTAACTGCAGCCAAGGCAAATTATTTACAGGCTCTTTTCAACTACACACTCGCTGAAGCCAGCATCAAAAAGGTCATCGGCGAACCCCTCCACAAGCAAGGAGTTATCTCTCAATGA
- a CDS encoding T9SS type A sorting domain-containing protein, whose amino-acid sequence MHRSNRRKLYLILILSLLTTSFLVAQGHGGPGGPGGPPGGGHGGPGGGGHGGGWGNHDSTGTGGPGGGGCDSTGHGGPGHGGHHGGGHGHWGHGDSTSYDSIDVSGVISTFIDTVRAGGRHGRRDSSMVERTGYLLDVDDDAVADYRIVRLRGLARHDSNFVFPVDGDQVDVSGFLVPSEENLDRIIVRDLMIGGSDLFGALLSTNPTMTNVQHSLQSRNYPNPFNPSTTIEFVLETAGHVSLNIYDITGARVASLVDERYNAGLHSIQFHPGTLSAGTYLYVLESGMQREVKRLAYLK is encoded by the coding sequence ATGCATCGAAGTAACCGCAGAAAATTGTATCTGATATTGATCCTCTCTCTCTTAACGACAAGTTTCCTTGTGGCACAGGGACACGGCGGACCAGGGGGTCCCGGTGGCCCTCCAGGGGGCGGACATGGTGGCCCAGGAGGGGGTGGTCACGGGGGAGGCTGGGGTAATCATGACAGCACCGGAACCGGTGGTCCTGGCGGTGGTGGATGCGATAGTACTGGACACGGCGGTCCAGGGCATGGAGGACACCATGGCGGTGGACATGGACATTGGGGTCATGGTGATAGCACCTCCTATGATAGTATTGATGTGAGTGGTGTGATCAGCACATTCATCGACACGGTGCGTGCTGGTGGAAGACACGGCCGACGGGATAGTAGCATGGTTGAGCGTACTGGCTATTTACTTGATGTAGATGATGACGCGGTTGCAGATTATCGTATCGTGCGTTTAAGAGGACTGGCACGCCATGATTCAAACTTTGTTTTTCCTGTGGACGGAGATCAGGTCGACGTATCTGGTTTTCTGGTACCATCTGAGGAAAACCTTGATAGAATAATTGTACGAGATCTCATGATTGGGGGAAGTGATCTATTTGGAGCACTGCTATCTACCAATCCTACGATGACAAATGTTCAGCATTCATTGCAGAGCAGAAATTACCCTAATCCATTCAACCCAAGCACCACAATCGAGTTTGTCCTGGAAACTGCAGGACATGTTTCCTTGAATATCTATGATATAACAGGTGCGAGGGTAGCCAGTCTGGTGGATGAACGGTACAACGCAGGGCTACATTCAATTCAGTTTCACCCTGGAACCTTGAGTGCTGGAACCTATCTCTATGTACTGGAATCTGGTATGCAACGTGAGGTCAAGCGCTTGGCTTATCTGAAGTAA
- a CDS encoding efflux RND transporter periplasmic adaptor subunit gives MKFLKSTIILSLIIMFFMGCNKDENTEASEDWVRKAVPVQVDTARSQTFVSSLSYNGSLLAIQTARIIPEIPGKIEALYVQIGDFVNAGQWLVQMDISTMSLQYKQAQAGLSVANANLVDAQKNWERVQTLHSENAVSQQQYEKMKLGLDAAQAQKNQANAGLDLLKMQLDKATLRAPFHGVITQKGFNKGDLFSPAVMMPVFTLQDVSSIKVELQITSQEIMSIEKGQNATLQVGYLDKAVPGKVTLVGVAADPLSKTFFVECQFDNRTGNLRAGTFGQVDISIEEIENVMVVPRNSVINGSHIFVVEENIAYQRDVEVLQESLEELIIGSGLSEGEQYVTSGAFILTDSSLVQIED, from the coding sequence ATGAAATTTCTTAAATCCACGATTATACTCAGTCTCATCATCATGTTTTTTATGGGCTGCAATAAGGATGAAAACACTGAAGCCAGTGAAGACTGGGTTAGAAAAGCAGTTCCCGTTCAGGTAGATACAGCACGATCCCAAACTTTTGTTAGTTCACTCTCCTATAATGGGTCACTTCTTGCCATCCAGACTGCTAGAATCATCCCCGAAATTCCTGGAAAGATTGAAGCGCTCTATGTACAGATAGGAGACTTTGTCAATGCAGGACAATGGCTGGTCCAAATGGATATCAGCACGATGTCCCTTCAGTACAAACAAGCCCAGGCTGGCCTGTCAGTAGCAAATGCAAACCTGGTAGATGCACAGAAAAACTGGGAAAGGGTTCAAACCCTGCACAGCGAAAATGCAGTATCCCAACAGCAATATGAAAAAATGAAACTGGGACTGGATGCAGCCCAGGCACAAAAGAATCAAGCCAACGCTGGTCTGGATTTGCTTAAAATGCAACTCGACAAGGCAACGCTAAGGGCTCCTTTTCACGGTGTGATCACGCAAAAAGGCTTCAACAAGGGGGACTTGTTCAGTCCCGCTGTGATGATGCCTGTTTTTACACTTCAAGATGTCTCTTCCATAAAAGTCGAGCTGCAGATTACTTCTCAGGAAATTATGAGCATCGAGAAAGGTCAAAATGCCACTTTACAAGTGGGCTATCTGGATAAAGCGGTTCCAGGTAAGGTTACTCTCGTAGGCGTGGCAGCTGACCCCCTGTCAAAAACATTTTTTGTTGAGTGCCAGTTCGATAACCGCACCGGCAACCTGCGTGCCGGAACTTTTGGCCAGGTGGATATATCCATTGAGGAAATTGAAAATGTCATGGTGGTTCCCCGGAACTCTGTCATTAATGGATCCCACATCTTCGTTGTTGAGGAAAACATCGCCTATCAACGCGATGTTGAAGTGCTTCAGGAGAGTCTGGAAGAGCTGATCATTGGTTCTGGTCTTTCAGAGGGGGAGCAATATGTTACCAGTGGAGCCTTTATCCTTACAGACAGCAGTCTTGTCCAGATAGAGGACTAG
- a CDS encoding efflux RND transporter permease subunit: protein MKIVDLSVDRKITVTMITLIVILGGIISFTKLGLDMLPDVEFPMVSVVTVYGGASPEDIESIVTKPIEQAIASVSGVKGVVSTTVEGMSMIAVEFESGSNLDFAAQDLRDQLAMFADFLPDDIQTPLVMKFDMSALPLLFYGVTSKERPLNELAEYMDETAGYRLERIEGVASVIVQSPEVREIQVEIDQHALETSGITLDQVIQMIGFENLNMPAGRIVEDHMDYLVRTRAEFASLREIEDLVVGISPTGNPIKLRQIAKVKDTVSDLRTEMRVQSKPGVMMIVTKQSGANTVQVANAVKAELAELQQVLPEDIEMHIGMDMSASVKLTVNSTGRTALLGGVLAMLMIYFFLRNIRPTIAVGVAIPVSIIVTFIPLYAVGYTLNLLTLGGLALGIGMLVDNAIVVIENVFRHLEEGKSRKEAARLGASEVGMAITASTLTTLAVFLPMAMGSGTAGQLVRGLALSISFSLLASLFVSLTMVPMIASVFFKPRSKVDYTLKADKSWIVRLRAVYTAALTVVLQHRWKTLGAATTLFIISMALIPVVGTEFMPEMDQAMLMMKIKLPVGSALEETDQAVRQVEKIALSEDAVQTVIVSNGVNEEDRGQSGDMANAGSHEGMIMLAMKPKSERSLSTTSIGEKIRGEIPAMRDVTIQSIDFGAAMGGGGADVEIQVFGKDFKVLEEISKEVAAIIADIEGVTDIKSSMEEAKPEYHIALNREEINRMGLVSGQVANTIKASTLGQVATRYRFAGDETNVRIKFQEDQRNSIRDIGQIKLTTPMKTQIPLAQVASITREEGPVKIVRDNQSRVVLVSASILDRDLGSVMEEIIEILKPIQATLPDGYFVEYGGQYEQMIDTFITLGQALALAILLVFMVMASQFESLIHPLVIMVTIPLALIGVVIGFLVSGVTISLTSFIGFIMLTGIVVNNGIVLVDYINQLRRKGVEATAAIIEAGSTRLRPVLITALTTIFGMLPMVLDGSEGAEMRAPMAITVIGGLTAATFLTLFVVPSLYSLLADLGIRRAQRKQLKNA from the coding sequence ATGAAAATTGTTGATCTATCCGTCGATCGTAAGATCACCGTCACCATGATCACCTTGATTGTGATCCTGGGTGGTATCATTTCCTTCACCAAACTGGGCCTGGACATGCTCCCAGATGTTGAATTCCCCATGGTGTCTGTGGTCACTGTTTATGGTGGCGCCAGCCCCGAAGATATTGAGTCAATCGTTACAAAACCCATTGAACAGGCAATCGCTTCAGTTTCCGGTGTGAAGGGTGTTGTCTCCACCACCGTGGAAGGCATGTCCATGATTGCCGTAGAATTTGAGAGTGGCTCAAATCTCGATTTTGCTGCCCAGGATCTCAGGGATCAGCTGGCTATGTTTGCAGACTTCCTGCCTGACGACATTCAGACACCCCTGGTCATGAAATTTGACATGTCTGCTCTGCCCCTGCTTTTTTATGGTGTCACCAGTAAAGAACGACCCCTGAATGAACTGGCCGAATATATGGACGAAACCGCGGGGTATCGCCTGGAACGTATCGAAGGGGTGGCCTCTGTCATTGTTCAATCTCCTGAGGTTAGAGAAATTCAGGTTGAAATCGATCAACATGCCCTGGAAACCTCAGGAATTACACTGGATCAGGTCATCCAGATGATTGGTTTTGAAAACCTCAATATGCCTGCTGGCCGCATCGTCGAAGATCACATGGATTATCTGGTGCGCACCCGGGCCGAATTTGCCTCTCTCAGGGAGATTGAAGATTTGGTCGTGGGTATTTCCCCAACTGGAAACCCCATTAAGCTTCGGCAAATTGCGAAGGTAAAAGATACCGTCTCTGATCTGCGCACTGAAATGCGGGTCCAGTCCAAACCCGGCGTCATGATGATTGTTACCAAACAATCCGGAGCAAACACAGTTCAAGTTGCCAATGCTGTAAAGGCTGAACTCGCTGAACTCCAACAGGTTTTACCTGAAGATATTGAGATGCACATCGGCATGGATATGTCCGCCAGTGTGAAGCTCACGGTAAACAGTACGGGCCGAACCGCACTGCTGGGTGGTGTTCTGGCCATGCTCATGATCTATTTTTTCCTGAGAAATATTCGCCCCACCATTGCTGTGGGAGTCGCCATCCCCGTTTCCATTATTGTTACTTTTATACCCCTCTATGCTGTGGGCTACACCTTGAATCTTCTCACGCTGGGAGGATTGGCACTGGGTATAGGCATGTTGGTGGATAATGCCATCGTGGTTATTGAAAATGTCTTTCGCCATCTTGAAGAAGGCAAAAGCCGTAAGGAGGCTGCCCGCCTGGGCGCTTCAGAAGTTGGAATGGCCATTACCGCATCTACACTGACAACCCTGGCAGTATTTCTGCCCATGGCCATGGGTTCAGGCACGGCTGGGCAGTTGGTGCGAGGTCTCGCCCTTTCGATTTCCTTCTCACTGCTGGCTTCTCTCTTCGTTTCACTCACCATGGTGCCCATGATTGCCTCTGTCTTTTTCAAACCGAGGAGCAAGGTAGATTACACCCTCAAGGCAGATAAATCCTGGATCGTCCGTTTAAGAGCTGTCTATACAGCAGCGCTTACTGTGGTTCTCCAGCATCGCTGGAAGACCCTGGGAGCTGCCACAACGTTGTTTATTATTTCCATGGCCCTGATTCCAGTGGTTGGCACTGAATTCATGCCTGAGATGGATCAAGCCATGCTCATGATGAAGATCAAGCTGCCTGTAGGGTCCGCCCTGGAAGAAACAGACCAGGCCGTGAGACAAGTGGAAAAAATCGCCCTTTCAGAAGATGCTGTCCAAACCGTGATTGTATCAAACGGCGTCAATGAAGAAGATCGCGGCCAGAGTGGTGATATGGCCAATGCGGGTTCTCATGAAGGTATGATTATGCTGGCCATGAAACCAAAATCGGAAAGATCACTTTCAACCACTTCCATCGGTGAAAAAATTCGTGGTGAAATTCCAGCCATGCGTGATGTTACTATCCAGAGTATTGACTTTGGAGCAGCCATGGGTGGCGGCGGAGCCGATGTGGAGATCCAGGTTTTCGGGAAAGATTTTAAAGTCCTGGAAGAGATCAGCAAGGAAGTAGCAGCCATCATTGCCGACATCGAAGGCGTTACTGATATCAAATCTTCCATGGAAGAAGCCAAACCTGAATATCACATTGCTCTGAATCGAGAAGAAATTAACCGCATGGGACTGGTATCAGGGCAAGTAGCCAATACCATTAAGGCCTCTACTCTGGGTCAGGTAGCCACCCGCTATCGCTTTGCCGGTGACGAAACCAATGTGCGGATAAAATTCCAGGAAGATCAGCGCAATTCTATTCGCGATATCGGGCAGATCAAACTGACAACCCCCATGAAAACACAAATTCCCTTGGCCCAGGTGGCCAGCATTACGAGGGAAGAGGGTCCGGTAAAGATCGTCCGTGACAATCAGAGTCGCGTGGTGCTGGTGAGCGCCAGCATTCTGGATCGTGATCTGGGATCGGTTATGGAGGAGATCATCGAAATCCTCAAACCCATTCAGGCGACTTTACCTGATGGGTATTTTGTGGAATACGGGGGTCAATATGAGCAAATGATTGATACTTTCATTACTTTAGGCCAGGCTCTGGCCCTTGCTATCCTACTCGTATTCATGGTCATGGCATCACAATTTGAGTCCCTGATTCACCCCCTGGTCATCATGGTTACCATACCTCTGGCATTGATTGGTGTTGTTATTGGATTTCTTGTTTCCGGTGTCACCATCAGTCTTACCAGTTTCATCGGTTTCATCATGCTTACAGGAATTGTGGTGAATAATGGCATTGTGTTAGTGGATTATATCAATCAGTTACGACGGAAGGGAGTCGAGGCAACCGCTGCCATCATTGAAGCTGGTTCCACAAGACTTCGCCCCGTTCTCATTACTGCCCTTACCACTATTTTTGGTATGCTCCCCATGGTTTTAGACGGAAGTGAAGGTGCCGAGATGCGTGCTCCCATGGCCATCACTGTGATTGGTGGATTGACAGCAGCAACTTTCCTCACTTTGTTTGTAGTGCCCTCTCTTTACAGTCTCCTTGCAGACCTAGGAATTCGACGGGCACAAAGGAAGCAACTGAAAAACGCTTAA
- a CDS encoding TetR/AcrR family transcriptional regulator has product MIASEKREQRKEQHRLEILQTAEQIFARQGYHTTTMETVAEECGWSKGTLYLYFKNKEDLFFSILLEKMDRFSATLLADLKSSKDIEGKIFALIDAQFRFFTENKHYFQLLITEQGKVMHTSNSGLREELIQKQHSQIDQISQALEKGMKDDTPVQAIILAGSIIGSVNLHLVSWLMAAEAIDLEYVKSQLTTLFINGISTNEKI; this is encoded by the coding sequence ATGATAGCTTCAGAAAAAAGAGAACAACGTAAAGAGCAACATCGGCTGGAGATTTTACAGACAGCCGAACAGATCTTTGCAAGACAGGGATATCACACCACAACCATGGAAACCGTCGCCGAAGAATGCGGTTGGAGCAAGGGTACTCTCTATCTTTACTTTAAGAATAAGGAAGACCTGTTTTTCTCCATTTTACTAGAAAAAATGGATCGATTTTCGGCGACCCTCCTGGCTGATCTCAAGAGTTCAAAAGATATTGAGGGTAAAATTTTTGCCCTTATCGATGCACAGTTCCGGTTTTTCACAGAAAACAAGCACTACTTTCAACTGCTTATCACCGAACAGGGGAAAGTCATGCATACTTCAAATTCAGGGCTCAGAGAAGAACTTATCCAGAAGCAACACTCCCAAATAGATCAGATTTCTCAAGCATTAGAAAAAGGAATGAAAGATGATACTCCGGTACAGGCAATCATCCTAGCTGGCAGCATCATCGGTTCAGTGAATCTTCATTTGGTATCCTGGCTGATGGCTGCCGAAGCCATTGACCTGGAGTATGTGAAATCACAACTCACCACCCTTTTCATAAATGGAATATCTACAAATGAAAAAATTTAA